The proteins below come from a single Natrinema sp. SYSU A 869 genomic window:
- a CDS encoding ABC transporter substrate-binding protein: MSGHSVGSGERRALRRRSLLKGVGTAGIAGLGGCIRSNSIEADGPAEELIQEGFAATGIEPPFETTIAVAEDTERSRFAELLKAELEDTGFFDISIAEYKWTTYLDLLTTAADKGENALFIASWTGGWDPDDYVNMLFHSDNHTPEGLNVNHYTNETVDKYIDSGLEETVTDERVDIYRQLQERLVADSPVSFIRFSETAHAWNADVVSGWQTYPLQPGTYSAVYAPWADVYTNLEGSDEFVGDLGNDISTTDPVSMNDSPSSQAVQLIYEGLVGIDFDGELQPVLADGWKRLDATSYRFSLQEGVQFHNGEELTAAHVKGSFERYEGKPRESDVFDWYDDSEIVDDYTIDIHCWREYGPFEQRLFNVPIVPIAAINGDLDLESTPIGTGPYQFVDYQAGDDWRLERFEDYWFAGSETVPATAPIETVRLEVITEKASRQGALEAGNTDFSDGVPSASLTELDDDDAYGVDRHIGGGFDMLIYPLYHDPFSNNAVRRGCNMLIPREHIVEEVYHGLGRPAYTPISPLAEAYTDEAFRERIADEYVRSS; the protein is encoded by the coding sequence ATGTCAGGGCATAGCGTCGGGTCGGGTGAACGCCGTGCACTACGGCGGCGTTCACTACTGAAGGGTGTGGGTACGGCAGGGATCGCCGGGCTGGGCGGCTGTATCCGCAGCAATAGTATCGAAGCCGACGGCCCGGCCGAAGAACTGATTCAGGAGGGGTTCGCGGCGACCGGTATCGAACCACCGTTTGAAACGACGATCGCGGTCGCCGAAGACACCGAACGAAGCCGATTCGCGGAACTCCTCAAGGCCGAGCTCGAGGACACCGGCTTCTTCGATATCTCGATTGCGGAATACAAGTGGACGACCTATCTCGACCTGCTAACCACGGCGGCTGACAAGGGCGAAAACGCCCTCTTCATCGCCAGTTGGACCGGTGGCTGGGATCCTGACGACTACGTCAACATGCTGTTTCACTCGGACAACCATACCCCCGAGGGGCTCAACGTCAACCACTACACCAACGAGACCGTCGACAAATACATCGATAGCGGACTCGAGGAGACAGTCACCGACGAACGGGTCGATATCTACCGACAGCTACAGGAACGGCTAGTCGCCGACTCCCCGGTATCGTTCATTCGATTCAGCGAAACGGCACACGCCTGGAACGCCGACGTCGTCAGCGGCTGGCAAACGTATCCGCTCCAGCCGGGCACGTATAGTGCGGTGTATGCCCCCTGGGCGGACGTCTATACGAATCTCGAGGGGAGCGACGAGTTCGTGGGCGATCTCGGAAATGATATCTCGACTACTGATCCCGTCTCGATGAACGACTCCCCCTCGAGTCAGGCGGTCCAACTCATCTACGAGGGACTCGTGGGCATCGACTTCGACGGTGAGCTTCAGCCGGTCCTGGCCGACGGATGGAAGCGACTCGATGCGACGAGTTATCGGTTTTCACTCCAAGAGGGCGTCCAGTTTCACAACGGCGAGGAGCTCACCGCCGCACACGTCAAGGGCTCGTTCGAACGCTACGAGGGCAAACCGCGGGAATCCGACGTCTTCGACTGGTACGATGACAGTGAGATCGTCGACGACTATACGATCGACATCCACTGCTGGCGGGAGTACGGTCCCTTCGAACAGCGGCTGTTCAACGTCCCGATCGTCCCGATAGCGGCGATCAACGGCGACCTCGACCTCGAGTCGACACCGATCGGAACCGGCCCCTATCAGTTCGTCGACTACCAAGCGGGCGACGACTGGCGACTGGAACGGTTCGAGGACTACTGGTTCGCGGGCTCGGAGACGGTCCCGGCGACGGCACCGATCGAAACCGTCCGACTCGAGGTCATCACCGAGAAGGCGTCACGACAGGGTGCACTCGAGGCCGGGAATACCGACTTCAGCGACGGCGTGCCGTCGGCGAGTCTCACGGAACTGGACGACGATGACGCGTACGGCGTCGACCGCCACATCGGCGGCGGGTTCGATATGCTGATCTATCCACTCTATCACGATCCGTTTTCCAATAACGCCGTTCGCCGGGGGTGTAATATGCTGATTCCCCGCGAGCACATCGTCGAGGAGGTATATCACGGGCTCG
- the hpt gene encoding hypoxanthine/guanine phosphoribosyltransferase translates to MDQLKQSLLEAPIIEKNGYHYFVHPISDGVPKLDPTLLREIVIRIIRKAELNEVDRIVTPAAMGIHISTAVSLMTDIPLTVIRKRQYGLDDEVAISQKTGYSENEMYINDVREGERVLVLDDVLSTGGTLASVLAALDEIGAEVVDTVAVIKKVGGENKVDDAGYNVKTLINVDVVDGEVVIVDEEGDQ, encoded by the coding sequence ATGGATCAGTTGAAACAGTCGCTCCTCGAGGCGCCGATCATCGAGAAGAACGGCTATCATTACTTCGTTCATCCCATCAGCGACGGCGTCCCGAAGCTCGACCCCACCCTCCTGCGCGAGATCGTCATTCGAATCATCCGGAAGGCGGAACTCAATGAGGTTGACCGGATCGTCACCCCCGCAGCGATGGGCATTCACATCTCGACTGCAGTCTCGCTGATGACCGATATTCCGCTGACGGTCATCCGCAAGCGCCAGTACGGCCTCGACGACGAGGTCGCGATCTCCCAGAAGACGGGGTATTCGGAAAACGAGATGTACATCAACGACGTGCGCGAGGGAGAGCGCGTACTCGTTCTCGACGACGTCCTCTCGACGGGCGGTACGCTCGCCTCGGTGCTCGCCGCACTCGACGAGATCGGCGCGGAGGTCGTGGATACCGTTGCAGTCATCAAGAAGGTCGGCGGGGAGAACAAGGTCGACGACGCAGGCTATAACGTCAAGACCCTGATCAACGTCGATGTGGTTGACGGCGAGGTCGTCATCGTTGACGAGGAAGGCGACCAGTAA
- the coaBC gene encoding bifunctional phosphopantothenoylcysteine decarboxylase/phosphopantothenate--cysteine ligase CoaBC produces the protein MLEGVNVALGVTGSIAAVKTVELAHELRRQGAAVRGVMTDSAGGIIHPWAVEFATENEVVTEITGSVEHVDLCGYDGWADVFLIAPATANTVGKIAGAVDDTPVTTCATTALGADTPLVIAPAMHEPMYDHPGVLEAIDTVAEWGVDFVDPRIEEGKAKIASEEAIVCDVARAASDRPLEGEHVVVTSGATSESIDPVRILTNRSSGKMGRAVAKACYVRGADVTLVHDGPDVPFADVHDVESAREMLAATSAACEDADALVSAAAIGDYTVDTNEEKIRSGQELTLELEPTPKLIDEIRSQYPDLPIVGFKTETSGDEDAMIDQARKTLERAELAFVVANDASVMGAERTKALLVHANDAARYEGTKTGLGGEIADSIAAVLATNITDS, from the coding sequence ATGCTCGAGGGAGTCAACGTCGCGCTCGGAGTGACTGGATCGATCGCTGCCGTCAAGACGGTCGAACTAGCCCACGAGCTGCGACGGCAGGGTGCCGCGGTTCGCGGGGTGATGACCGACAGCGCAGGTGGGATAATTCATCCGTGGGCCGTCGAGTTTGCGACCGAGAACGAAGTCGTCACGGAGATCACGGGGAGCGTCGAACACGTCGATCTCTGTGGGTACGACGGCTGGGCGGACGTCTTCCTGATCGCGCCGGCGACGGCGAACACCGTGGGTAAGATTGCCGGTGCCGTCGACGACACACCGGTGACGACCTGTGCGACGACCGCGCTCGGTGCCGACACGCCACTCGTGATTGCCCCGGCGATGCACGAACCGATGTACGATCATCCCGGCGTCCTCGAGGCCATCGACACCGTCGCGGAGTGGGGCGTCGACTTCGTCGATCCTCGCATCGAGGAGGGGAAAGCGAAGATCGCCAGCGAGGAGGCGATCGTCTGTGACGTTGCCCGTGCGGCCAGCGACCGGCCGCTCGAGGGCGAGCATGTCGTGGTCACGAGCGGGGCGACTAGCGAGTCGATCGATCCCGTCCGAATCCTCACGAACCGCTCGTCGGGCAAGATGGGGCGCGCCGTCGCGAAGGCCTGCTACGTCCGCGGGGCGGACGTGACCCTCGTCCACGACGGCCCGGACGTGCCCTTCGCCGACGTTCATGACGTCGAGAGCGCCCGCGAGATGCTCGCGGCAACGAGCGCGGCCTGCGAGGACGCCGACGCGCTCGTCTCGGCGGCGGCGATCGGCGACTACACCGTCGACACGAACGAGGAGAAGATTCGCTCGGGCCAGGAGCTCACGCTCGAGCTCGAGCCGACACCGAAGCTCATCGACGAGATCCGATCCCAGTACCCCGACCTCCCGATCGTCGGCTTCAAGACCGAAACCTCAGGCGACGAGGACGCGATGATCGACCAGGCCAGGAAGACACTCGAGCGGGCGGAGCTCGCCTTCGTCGTCGCGAACGACGCGAGCGTGATGGGCGCAGAGCGAACGAAGGCCCTGCTGGTCCACGCGAACGATGCCGCCCGGTACGAAGGGACGAAAACGGGACTGGGCGGTGAAATCGCCGACTCGATCGCAGCGGTACTGGCCACCAACATAACAGATTCGTAA
- a CDS encoding VTT domain-containing protein produces the protein MNGTLSLSALLVLEMLTNLLVGSGEAIVESATGWAGMGIVFVYSFLIAFVLPGPSEVVLLAPLDLGFPSWLQLSSIMLVSAIGKAAGSVVAFHLGQEVKQSGPITRWLRQSRWNVLAWSEKRSVQLARRYGYGGLAIALSVPFFPDTISIYAFAVLEKDYPKFALATFLGSLGRLVVTLGLLGGFVTVF, from the coding sequence ATGAACGGCACTCTTTCGTTATCAGCGCTTCTCGTACTCGAGATGCTAACTAATCTCCTCGTCGGGAGCGGCGAGGCGATTGTCGAGTCGGCAACCGGCTGGGCCGGCATGGGAATCGTCTTCGTCTACTCGTTTCTAATCGCGTTCGTGCTCCCTGGCCCCAGCGAGGTCGTCCTCCTCGCACCACTCGATCTCGGCTTCCCGTCGTGGCTGCAGCTCTCGAGTATCATGCTCGTGAGCGCGATTGGGAAGGCCGCCGGCAGCGTGGTCGCGTTTCACCTCGGTCAGGAAGTCAAACAGTCCGGGCCGATAACCCGATGGTTGCGCCAGTCCAGATGGAACGTGCTGGCGTGGTCGGAGAAACGCTCCGTCCAACTGGCGCGACGGTACGGCTACGGCGGGCTCGCGATTGCCCTCTCCGTCCCCTTCTTTCCCGACACGATTTCGATCTATGCCTTCGCCGTCCTCGAGAAGGATTACCCGAAATTCGCGCTGGCGACGTTTCTCGGGAGTCTCGGCCGGCTCGTCGTTACGCTTGGCCTCCTCGGTGGCTTCGTAACGGTGTTTTGA
- a CDS encoding GtrA family protein has protein sequence MIRSFLRSLVDGPFARQLRRFAIVGTVAAGVQIVLLWAFVDNVGLHYLVGAVIAIEITIIFSYVLNNAWTFQATQNTGTIEYLVGLLKTNVVRGTAVPIQIGFLFGFVEWGHLPYLVANGIAIVLSGVYRYVLDARWTWGS, from the coding sequence ATGATCCGATCGTTCCTCCGCAGTCTCGTTGACGGCCCGTTTGCCCGCCAACTCCGACGGTTCGCTATCGTCGGGACCGTCGCTGCGGGGGTACAGATCGTATTACTGTGGGCGTTCGTCGACAATGTCGGATTACACTATCTGGTCGGTGCAGTGATCGCCATCGAGATTACGATTATCTTCTCGTACGTGCTCAACAACGCGTGGACGTTTCAGGCGACGCAGAATACCGGCACTATCGAGTATCTCGTCGGATTACTCAAGACGAACGTCGTCCGGGGGACGGCGGTACCAATCCAGATCGGTTTCCTCTTCGGCTTCGTCGAGTGGGGACACCTTCCGTATCTGGTAGCCAACGGGATTGCTATCGTTCTCAGTGGTGTGTATCGATACGTACTCGACGCGCGGTGGACATGGGGGTCGTGA
- a CDS encoding DUF1611 domain-containing protein, protein MRIAILAHEKFPDRAKTALGVLRYADHDVVAVLDRANDGRRVADFVPDVQDAPIVSGTADLESDAIDTLLIGISPIGGEFDESWREDVRTALKYGCDVVSGLHYFLAEDEEFAQLAAENDCEIRDVRNPPADLTVAAGVADEVDAEVILTVGTDCSVGKMTTTMELARDARAAGHDAAVIPTGQTGIMIEGWGNPIDRVVSDFTAGAVEEMILEKGDEHDYLFVEGQGSIVHPAYSPVTLGILHGSMADTLVLCHEAGREEIHGYESFSLPSLPTYIDLYESVAEPVAESQVVAGALNTAGLENDEQAREAVEEYADAIGAPATDVIRFETDELLTELC, encoded by the coding sequence ATGCGTATCGCGATTCTCGCTCACGAGAAGTTTCCCGACCGAGCTAAGACCGCCCTCGGCGTCCTCCGGTACGCCGACCACGACGTCGTTGCCGTGCTTGACCGAGCGAACGACGGACGGCGCGTCGCCGATTTCGTTCCCGACGTCCAGGACGCACCGATCGTCTCCGGAACGGCGGACCTCGAGTCGGACGCCATCGATACCCTGTTGATCGGTATCTCTCCGATCGGCGGGGAGTTCGATGAGAGTTGGCGGGAAGACGTACGGACGGCCCTGAAGTACGGCTGTGACGTGGTTTCGGGATTACACTACTTCCTCGCAGAAGACGAGGAGTTCGCCCAGTTGGCAGCTGAAAACGACTGCGAGATCCGCGACGTCCGGAACCCGCCGGCCGATCTCACGGTCGCCGCCGGCGTCGCCGATGAGGTCGACGCGGAAGTAATCCTCACCGTCGGTACCGACTGCTCGGTCGGCAAGATGACGACGACGATGGAACTCGCCCGCGACGCTCGCGCGGCCGGCCACGACGCCGCCGTGATCCCGACCGGCCAAACCGGGATCATGATCGAGGGCTGGGGCAATCCGATCGATCGCGTCGTCAGCGACTTCACCGCGGGCGCGGTCGAAGAGATGATCCTCGAGAAGGGCGACGAACACGACTACCTGTTCGTCGAGGGCCAGGGCAGCATCGTCCACCCGGCGTACTCGCCGGTCACGCTGGGCATCCTCCACGGATCGATGGCCGATACGCTCGTGCTCTGTCACGAGGCCGGCCGAGAGGAAATCCACGGCTACGAGTCCTTCTCGCTGCCGTCGCTCCCGACGTATATCGATCTCTACGAGAGCGTTGCCGAACCGGTTGCGGAGAGCCAGGTCGTCGCCGGCGCGCTCAATACCGCCGGGCTCGAGAACGATGAGCAAGCCCGCGAGGCGGTCGAGGAATACGCTGACGCGATCGGCGCACCCGCGACCGACGTGATCCGCTTCGAGACGGACGAGCTACTCACGGAACTGTGCTAA
- a CDS encoding dipeptide epimerase, whose product MTLEMSFERRSLPLEYPFGIARGTTTETEVVFVRIEADDGTTGIGAAAPSSHYGETVATVTAVLPDLLAVVERVGDPHQLERIERRMRETVRQNPSARTAVSIALHDLVAKQFDVPLYRYWGLDPTETLETSYTIGLDDLETMREKTTTAIDRGYGTLKVKLGTDRDLEIIRTIRSVAPDVRLFVDANEAWTPREAVAKIDRLAEFDLAFVEQPVPADDPEGLQFVYERSTLPIAADESCIMLADIPQIADRCDIANLKLMKCGGLREARRMISTAHSHGLEVMCGCMTESNASIAAACHLAPLLDYADLDGSLLLADDPADGIPMPDGRIDLAGLERPGTGALLES is encoded by the coding sequence ATGACCCTCGAGATGTCCTTCGAACGGCGCTCGCTCCCCCTTGAGTACCCCTTCGGGATCGCCCGTGGAACGACGACCGAGACCGAGGTCGTGTTCGTCCGGATCGAGGCAGACGACGGGACGACCGGCATCGGCGCTGCCGCGCCCTCGTCACACTACGGCGAGACCGTCGCGACGGTCACGGCCGTCCTCCCCGACCTGCTGGCGGTCGTCGAGCGCGTCGGCGATCCCCATCAACTCGAGCGAATCGAGCGCCGCATGCGCGAGACGGTCCGGCAAAATCCGTCGGCCCGCACGGCAGTGAGCATCGCTCTGCACGATCTCGTCGCGAAACAGTTTGACGTCCCGCTCTATCGGTACTGGGGACTCGACCCGACGGAGACGCTCGAGACCTCCTACACCATCGGCCTTGACGACCTCGAGACGATGCGCGAGAAGACGACGACGGCCATCGATCGGGGGTACGGCACGCTGAAAGTCAAGCTCGGGACCGACCGCGATCTCGAAATCATCCGGACGATCCGGTCGGTCGCGCCCGACGTCCGGCTGTTCGTCGACGCAAACGAGGCCTGGACGCCCCGCGAAGCGGTCGCAAAGATCGATCGGCTCGCCGAGTTCGACCTCGCGTTCGTCGAACAGCCGGTCCCGGCCGACGATCCCGAGGGGTTACAGTTCGTCTACGAGCGCTCGACGCTGCCGATCGCCGCCGACGAGTCATGCATCATGCTTGCGGATATCCCGCAGATCGCCGATCGCTGTGACATCGCGAACCTGAAACTAATGAAATGTGGCGGATTGCGTGAGGCCAGACGGATGATTAGTACCGCCCACTCCCACGGCCTCGAGGTGATGTGTGGCTGCATGACCGAATCCAACGCCTCGATCGCGGCGGCCTGTCATCTCGCACCGCTACTGGATTACGCCGACCTCGACGGCTCACTGCTTCTGGCCGACGACCCCGCCGATGGCATCCCGATGCCCGACGGCCGGATCGACCTCGCCGGCCTCGAGCGCCCGGGAACGGGTGCGCTCCTCGAATCGTAA
- a CDS encoding response regulator, which produces MPLESSHGARTDATETRPPETTPRHVLIVEDDEDLAELLCVWTRDCFGRDARIRVAHSVADGRTQLDAQATLDVVLLDRQLPDGPGRELLDSVTSWFDTITLMITAVSPESDIIDLPIDDYLVKPIDKETLVTKLSLLEKLDAATALAPYTDSRKASLLEFHLDAPEENPLFRRFAARWPPNRLEIAVVDGHPVVYELYTGGQRAGDDREIHVSIAGTLAADIDPLLKAGEIEPVGELLPSGDDYALIQVNDTDPIESNDGAIVIYDFTCETPERYVTDDGGRPPGMSARELTTVLESALD; this is translated from the coding sequence ATGCCACTCGAGTCATCCCACGGTGCCCGGACGGACGCAACCGAGACGAGGCCACCCGAGACGACGCCTCGTCACGTGCTGATCGTCGAGGACGACGAGGACCTCGCGGAACTCCTGTGCGTCTGGACGCGAGATTGCTTCGGCCGAGACGCACGGATCCGCGTCGCACATTCGGTCGCTGATGGCCGGACGCAACTGGACGCTCAGGCGACGCTCGACGTGGTGCTTCTCGATCGGCAACTACCCGACGGCCCGGGGCGAGAGCTGCTCGATTCGGTAACGAGCTGGTTCGATACGATCACACTGATGATCACCGCCGTCTCGCCGGAAAGCGACATCATCGATCTCCCAATCGACGACTACCTCGTCAAACCGATCGACAAGGAAACGCTCGTCACGAAACTCTCCCTGCTCGAGAAACTCGATGCGGCTACCGCCTTAGCGCCCTACACCGATTCCCGCAAGGCCAGCCTGCTCGAGTTCCACCTCGACGCGCCCGAAGAGAACCCGCTGTTCCGGCGCTTCGCGGCCAGATGGCCCCCCAATCGCCTCGAGATCGCGGTCGTCGACGGCCACCCGGTCGTCTACGAACTGTACACTGGCGGTCAGCGGGCAGGCGACGACCGCGAGATCCACGTCTCGATCGCCGGGACGCTCGCCGCGGATATCGACCCGCTGCTCAAGGCGGGGGAGATCGAACCGGTCGGCGAACTGCTGCCGTCGGGCGACGACTACGCCCTGATTCAGGTCAACGACACTGACCCGATCGAGTCCAACGATGGGGCGATCGTGATCTACGACTTCACCTGCGAGACGCCCGAACGGTACGTCACTGACGACGGCGGACGGCCGCCCGGCATGAGCGCTCGCGAACTGACGACCGTCCTCGAGTCGGCACTCGACTGA
- a CDS encoding C39 family peptidase, translating to MDRKLITRRKAIKGIGAASITGTLLSSVGTTSAQSDEYVPRQTARQIAKNAVKQISKDSEFDDWQPEEVRAPQLYYGKVQSENSIEYVPRAWVFAIENRGDDVGYITIDADQLVTPVLAFGRSKAPHKRVDRASQVAKANGVSIHDRFLYQGGVQFGIETTDRRMIDLRGDGILPLPAVSNADNLKPTHDPTEQGNKQTKEDQFTLQGDDLNAPDWEGGTDDSISNVPNWKSYDDGGASTTSYGSGDDTWDEWDGCSPIAGSMAIGYHEGIDEWDDADEREALIDRLHDDMGTDSDGISDFNDIDNGISNYAEGTYSYNGNNNHWLIKGNIEDAVANNNPPMLNMTNGPYSKDSEWINGHSVTVVGYRNGSGYFYHKVHNGYNTAPDRVSNGNWTDAFVTRITKQ from the coding sequence ATGGATAGAAAATTAATAACCCGGCGGAAAGCGATAAAAGGTATCGGAGCAGCAAGCATCACTGGAACACTTTTGTCTTCCGTAGGCACCACATCAGCACAAAGCGACGAATACGTTCCCAGACAGACGGCTCGACAAATTGCAAAAAACGCCGTCAAGCAGATTAGTAAAGACTCGGAGTTCGACGACTGGCAACCGGAAGAAGTCAGGGCACCGCAACTGTACTACGGGAAAGTCCAGAGCGAGAACTCGATTGAGTATGTGCCCCGAGCGTGGGTGTTTGCGATTGAAAACCGCGGCGATGATGTTGGTTACATCACTATTGACGCGGACCAGTTAGTGACCCCTGTCCTTGCGTTTGGGCGATCGAAAGCGCCCCACAAACGGGTGGACCGTGCCAGCCAAGTGGCCAAGGCAAACGGCGTCTCCATCCACGACCGGTTCCTCTACCAAGGCGGCGTCCAGTTCGGTATCGAAACGACCGACCGACGTATGATCGATCTGCGTGGGGACGGAATTTTACCGCTACCCGCTGTCAGCAATGCGGATAACCTAAAACCGACCCACGATCCGACCGAACAGGGTAACAAGCAAACAAAGGAAGACCAGTTTACACTGCAAGGGGACGACCTGAACGCACCCGACTGGGAGGGTGGTACAGACGACTCTATCTCTAACGTTCCGAACTGGAAATCGTACGACGATGGCGGGGCGAGCACTACTTCTTACGGATCAGGAGATGACACTTGGGACGAGTGGGATGGGTGTTCACCAATCGCTGGTTCGATGGCCATCGGCTACCACGAAGGTATCGATGAGTGGGACGATGCCGATGAACGCGAGGCACTCATCGACAGGCTCCATGACGATATGGGCACAGACTCAGACGGAATTTCGGATTTCAATGATATCGACAATGGAATCTCGAACTACGCAGAGGGGACGTATTCCTATAATGGAAACAACAACCACTGGTTGATCAAAGGAAATATCGAAGACGCCGTTGCTAACAACAATCCACCGATGCTAAACATGACGAACGGACCATATTCCAAAGACAGCGAATGGATCAATGGTCACAGTGTCACTGTCGTTGGTTACAGAAATGGGAGCGGTTATTTCTACCACAAGGTACACAACGGCTACAACACCGCGCCAGACCGAGTCAGTAATGGTAACTGGACAGATGCCTTCGTCACTCGAATCACGAAACAGTAG
- a CDS encoding AAA family ATPase: MIVVICGPPGAGKTTIAARVRARLAARDVPVRSVHSDDFSSRTYEQLAEQVADAPDAGVTLVDGTFYQRAWQTNFRTLGDVRFVLVTASLETCLERNRRRAEPIDEQGVHVVYREFDDPDTDLEIDTDEYGPDEAADRILAASSGWLE; this comes from the coding sequence GTGATCGTCGTCATCTGCGGGCCGCCGGGGGCAGGCAAGACCACGATCGCGGCCCGTGTCCGCGCTCGGCTCGCGGCGCGGGACGTGCCGGTTCGGTCGGTCCACTCCGACGACTTCTCGAGTCGGACATACGAGCAACTGGCCGAACAGGTCGCCGACGCGCCCGACGCCGGGGTCACGCTGGTCGACGGCACGTTCTATCAGCGAGCGTGGCAGACGAACTTTCGGACGCTGGGTGACGTTCGGTTCGTCCTCGTGACCGCGAGCCTCGAGACCTGCCTCGAACGCAATCGCCGTCGGGCGGAGCCGATCGACGAGCAGGGTGTCCACGTGGTCTACCGGGAGTTCGACGACCCTGATACCGACCTCGAGATCGATACCGACGAGTATGGGCCCGACGAGGCGGCCGATCGGATTCTGGCTGCGAGTAGCGGCTGGCTCGAGTGA
- a CDS encoding FxLYD domain-containing protein, producing the protein MTRSESTHRRRVLASLGTGIAVAAAGCLGGDGLGGQPSYEEGTVRSVNASNVSSRNATQMSTAAALAQQQPNNSVTPLDPLELINHEFVVEDGYLGSTIQGTVANTGTDRIQIVEVRTRVYNDAGNLLGRYLASTGDLNGGSTWEFQVIVLESPSDVASYDITVLGTPS; encoded by the coding sequence ATGACCCGATCGGAATCGACGCATCGACGGCGAGTACTCGCATCACTCGGAACTGGGATCGCTGTCGCGGCCGCCGGCTGTCTCGGCGGCGACGGGCTCGGCGGCCAGCCGTCCTATGAGGAGGGGACTGTCAGGAGTGTCAACGCCAGCAATGTCTCAAGCAGAAATGCAACCCAGATGTCCACGGCGGCAGCACTCGCCCAGCAGCAACCCAACAACTCGGTGACACCGCTCGACCCACTAGAGTTGATCAACCACGAGTTCGTCGTCGAGGACGGCTATCTGGGGTCGACGATACAGGGGACCGTCGCGAACACGGGAACCGATCGGATCCAGATCGTCGAAGTGCGAACGCGCGTCTACAACGACGCCGGAAACCTGCTCGGCCGCTATCTCGCCAGCACCGGCGACCTCAACGGCGGCTCGACGTGGGAGTTTCAGGTCATCGTCCTCGAGTCACCGTCGGATGTCGCTAGCTACGATATCACCGTTCTGGGAACCCCCTCGTGA
- a CDS encoding PspA/IM30 family protein: MGILSRTSYVIRSKLNSVLNRAEDPTETLDYSYEQMRDQLQQVKRGIADLTTQKKRLEMQKRRLEENVEKHNDQARTAVQQGREDLGRRALEKKKTKMNQIEDLERQISDLQNQQDRLIEQKNELQSRIEEFRTKKETMKARHEAAKASSTVSEAMTATGEEFEDVGRAIERAEEQTEDMEARAAAMDELHESGAFEDVLSDKDNIDRELEQLSTDSGVEAELETLKSDVGADTDTETASGEEAETDAAAEVDEEELTELENGEQDEVEAELAELQDEENA; encoded by the coding sequence ATGGGCATCCTCTCTCGGACCTCCTACGTCATCCGGTCGAAGCTCAACTCGGTGCTCAACCGGGCCGAGGATCCGACCGAAACGCTGGACTACTCTTACGAGCAGATGCGCGACCAGCTCCAGCAGGTCAAGCGGGGCATCGCCGATCTCACGACGCAGAAAAAGCGCCTCGAGATGCAGAAACGCCGCCTCGAGGAGAACGTCGAGAAACACAACGATCAGGCCCGAACTGCCGTCCAACAGGGCCGCGAGGATCTGGGACGACGTGCCCTCGAGAAGAAGAAGACGAAGATGAACCAGATCGAGGATCTCGAGCGCCAGATCTCGGACCTCCAGAACCAGCAAGACCGGCTGATCGAACAGAAGAACGAACTCCAGAGCCGAATCGAAGAGTTCCGAACCAAGAAGGAGACGATGAAGGCCCGCCACGAGGCCGCGAAGGCCAGTTCCACGGTCTCGGAGGCGATGACGGCCACCGGCGAGGAGTTCGAAGACGTCGGCCGCGCCATCGAGCGAGCCGAAGAACAAACGGAAGACATGGAGGCCCGCGCCGCCGCGATGGACGAACTCCACGAATCCGGCGCGTTCGAGGATGTGCTCTCGGACAAGGACAACATTGACCGCGAACTCGAGCAGCTGTCGACCGACAGTGGTGTCGAGGCCGAACTCGAGACGCTCAAGTCCGACGTCGGAGCCGACACCGACACGGAGACGGCGTCCGGTGAGGAGGCAGAGACCGACGCGGCAGCCGAGGTCGACGAGGAAGAGCTCACGGAACTCGAGAACGGCGAGCAGGACGAAGTCGAGGCCGAACTGGCGGAGTTACAGGACGAAGAGAACGCGTAA